The genomic segment ACCGGGCGCCGGCATTCGAGGCGTCCCCATGGTTCTACGGTCCGCAGCGGTGCGGGCCGGTCTGATCGCCGGGGTCTTCGTGTTCGCCGGTCACTTCGCCGCCTACACCTACATCACCCCGTTCCTCAACGACGCCCTCGAGGCCGACGGGGCCACGCTGAGCGCCGTCCTGCTCGCCTTCGGTGGGGCCGGGTTCCTCGGCAACCTGGCCGGCGGCTTCGCGGCCCGGTACGCGGTGCGCCCCACCGCCGCCGCGGCGCCCGCCCTGCTGAGCGCGGCCGTGGCAGTGATGCTGCTCGTGGCGGGCCACGCGATCGGAACCGTGGCCGCCGTGATCGTATGGGGGTTCGCGTTCGGCGCCATCCCGGTCGCCACGCAGACCTATCTGTTCACGGCGGCCCCGGACCGCCTGGAAAGCGTCGCCGCCGCGTTCGTCTCGGTGTCGCAGGCCTCGATCGGCGCGGGCGCCCTGCTCGGCGGGATCATGGTGGACCGCTCCGGGGAACCGAGCGCGCTCGGGCTCGGCGCCGGTGCCGCCCTGATCGGCGCGGCAGTGCTGGCCGGCCTCGGCCGGTCCCGCACCGCCGCGCCCGCCCCCGTCCCGGGCGGCCCGGCCTGACCGCCGGTCAGCTTTCGCCGCGGGCCAGGCGCATCAGGTCGCTGTCCAGATCGACATCGGCCGCGGTGCGCTGGGCCCGGGTCGCGTTACCGCCGAAGGTGTGCTGGTAGCCGGACCAGCCACCGTCGGCGATCTCGCGGCCGACGCCGCTGACGACCAGGGCGGCCAGCTCGCCGGCGGCCCGGTCGACGCGCTTGGACAGGTCGGCCGCACCCCAGTCCTCGGGCGCCGCGAACAGGGCGGTGGGCACCGGCATGGCCCGCAGGAACGCGAACAGCGGCCGCAGGTGGTCGTCGGCCACCATCGCGTGGCGGGCCGAACCCGCCGTCGCGGCGAGCAGGACGGGCTTGGCGATCAGCAGGTCGTTGTCGAGCACGTCGACGAACGACTTGAACAGCCCGCTGATCCCCGCCTTGTAGACCGGGGTGGAGGCGATGACGGCGTCAGCCGCCCCGAGGTGCCCGATCGCCTCCTGCACGGCTGCGGCCGGCAACCCGCTGACCAGCGTACGGGCGACCTCCGCAGCGATCGGTGCCAGCTCGATCACGTGGACCGTGGTGTTGCGCCCGCTGTCGCGCAGCCGGGTGACGACCGCGTGCGCGGCCCGATCGGCGAGCAGGCGCGTGGTGGACGGTTCGCTGGTGCCGGCGCTGATCACGGTGATCTGCGCGGGGGCCTCACCGAAGCTCATGCGGCCCTCGCCGTGTCCAGGTAGGGCAGCGCGCCTGAGGTGTTGTCGCCCTGGTTGGGCCGGGGCCGGGCCTTGCGTGTCTCGCCGTCGCCGTAGGCCGCCGCGATCAGGGAGCCGTGGGTCGGGGCGTCCGGGACGCCGGGCGCGCGCCGGGCCGCCATCTCTTTCCGCAGGACCGGCACGACCTCGGTGGCCAGCAGCTCGACCTGGTCGAGCACGAGTTCGACAGGCATCGAGCCGAGGTCGAGCAGCCACAGTTGCCGCTGGTAGTCGCCGAAGCCTTCCCGGAAGGTCAGCGTCTTGTCGATCACTTCCTGCGGTGAGCCGACCGACAGCGGCGTGCCCTGGGCGAACTCCTCCAGGCGGCTGCCCCGGAACATCGGGTAGTTCTCGAAGTACGGCCGGAACCGGTCGTACGCGTCCTGCGACCTCTGGGCGATGAACGCCTGCCCACCGAGCCCGACGAACGCGTCCTGGGCCCGGCCGTGCCCGTAGTGCTCGAACCGCTGCCGGTAGAAGTCGACCAGCGGCTTGAAGTGGAAGTCGGGGGCCAGGATGTGGTTGGCGAAATAGCCGTTGCCGTAGAAGGCGGCCTGCTCGGCGATCTCGGGCGTGCGGATCGCGCCGTGCCACACGAACGGCGGGACTCCGTCGAGGGGCCGCGGCGTCGCGGTGAACCCCTGCAACGGGGTGCGGAACTTGCCCTCCCAGTCCACGACGTCCTCGCGCCACAGCCGGTGCAGCAGGTTGTAGTTCTCCAGCGCGAGCGGGATGCCCTGGCGGATGTCCTGGCCGAACCAGGGGTAGACCGGCACGGTGTTGCCCCGGCCCAGCATGAGGTCCACCCGGCCCTGGGCGAGGTGCTGCACGAACGCGTAGTCCTCGGCGATCCGTACGGGGTCGTTGGTGGTGACCAGGGTGATCGAGGTGGACAGCAGGATCTGCCGGGTCGCCGCGGCCAGGTAGCCGAGCAGGGCGGGTGGGCTGGACGCCACGAACGGCGGGTTGTGGTGCTCGCCGACGGCGAACACGTCCAGGCCCAGCTCGTCGGCGGCCCGGGCGACCCGGATGGTGTCCTGGATGCGCTGCGCCTCGGAACGGGGGATGCCGGTGGCCGGGTCGGGGGCGATGTCGCCGACGCCGAAGATGCCGAACTGCATGACAAGGGTCCTTTCACTGGTGACGAAGTGAAGAGACCGTGCGGGTGCATGGAGGCCGGAGCGCGCGGTCGTCGCGAGACGGGTCGGAAGTCAGTCGCGGGGGTCCAGGGCGAGATGCCGCCGCAAGGCCTGGGTCGCCTCGTCGAGGTGGCTCAGCTGGTCGTCGGTGAGCGCGTCGGCGAACATTTCCCGCACGGCTTTCAGATGCGGCACGGTGGCCGCGTGGAAGGTCTCCGCGCCCACCTCCGTCATGACCACGTCGATGCCGTGCACGTCGTCGGCGCAGGGGACCCGGCGCAAGAGCCCGCGTTTCTCCATCCGCCCTAGGTGGTGCGACAAGCGGCTGCGTTCCCACTCGATCCGGGCCGCCAAAACCGAGGACCGCAGGGTCTGCCCTTCGGCCTCGCTCAGCGCGAGCAGCACCACGTAGTCACCCGAGGACAACGACGTCTCACTCTGCAAGCGGCCGGCCAGGCGCAGCCGCACCACCTCGGCCGTCTCGACGTAGTTGCGCCAGATCCGCAACTGCTCCCTGGTCGGCAACGCCCTGCGCCTGACCCGTTTCATCACGCCTCCCGGATTGACACGTCAACCCTAACGTACGGATTGACATGTCAACACTGTGACCCGGATCCCACGGGAGCCCGGAACAGCGGTGCTGAGTTGAAGGTTCAACTCAGCGTGGCCCTGGACCTGCACGAGATCGGCACGATCACGGAGGCCTGACCATGACCGGCACCGACCCGACCCAGGACGACCAGGCGAAGCGCAACACCGAGATCGTGCTGACCGCGATGCGCGAGCTGTTCGGGCAGAAGGACCTCACCGCGATCGACCGCTACTGGGCCGAACCGTACGTCCAGCACAGCCCACAGATGCCCAACGGGCTCAGCACCCTGCGCAGCGTCGTGCCCGGCCTGGAAGGCTTCTCCTGGGAGCCGCAACGCACCGCGGCCCAGGGCGACCTGGTCTTCAGGCACAGCATCGTGCACGGCTGGGCCCCGAACCCGGTGGCCATCGTCGACATCTTCCGCCTGGAGAACGGACGAATAGTCGAGCACTGGGACGTCGTCCAGGACATCGTCGCGGCCGACGCGTCCGCCAACGGCAACCCGATGGTGTAGCGGGGCACGTCGACACGTCGCGGTGCCGACGCGAAGATGGGCACCGTGACCGAGCGACGTGACGACGATCCCGGACGGGCCGCGGCATGGCAGGACCTGGTGCTCGCGGCCCACCTCCTCGAGGCCGCGCTGGAACGCCAGTCCCAGCGCGACGGGACCATCTCGCACGGGCACTTCAAGGTGCTGCTCCTGCTCAACGCCGCGGAGGACCGGACCCTGGGGCTGAAGACGCTGGCCGGCACGCTGCGCTTCTCCCCCAGCCGGGTCAGCCACACGCTGACCGTCCTGGAGCGCCAGGGTCTGGTCACCCGCGGACGGGTGCCCGAAGGCCGGCGGGCGTACGAGGCCACCCTGACCCCGTCGGGCCGGCGGCTCGTGGCCCGGGTGCTTCGCGGGCAACGCGAGGAGATCCGCGACGCCATCTTCGACAACCTGGGCCCGTCCGGCACCGCCACCCTCGGCGCGCTGAGCGCCCGCGTCATCAAGGTGCTCGACGAGATGACCGGATAGCGGGCCGGATCGCCGTCAGCTGAACAGCAACTGGCGGGCGGCGCGGTGGATGTCCCGGCCCGCTCAAGGTGTCGCGGACGCCACGAACTCCTGATACGCGGCCACGCCGTCGGGGTCCGGATAAGCGCCGGCCGGAACGGTGGTCGCGCCCAGATACCAGTTGTCCATCTGCCAGTAGTTGACGATCCTGAAGTCACGGGCAGTCAGCCACGTTCGCGAGGCTCTGATCGCCGGTCCGCGGGACGCCCGGACCCCGAGGTCGTCGTCGATACCCCACTCCGCGAGTGCGAGCGGACGCCCCCGCCCGCTGAAAGCGTTGTACCAGCGGGTCATGCGGGGGTCGCTGCCGACGCTGACGGGATTGTCGGGCTCGCTGCCGCGCGTACTGGCCTGCCAGTACAGATCGAACGCGTACGCGTCGGCGTACTGCGGCGGAACGATCCAGTCCCGCACCTCACGGTCGCCGCCGGTACCGTTGTTGGTGACACCGGACGAACCCGGCCGCCACTGGTAGGACATGTGGACCGGCACCACACTGACCGCGGCGTTCACGGCCTTGGCGACCTGATAGGCGCGGATGAAGGCGTTGACGAACTGGGTGCCCGTCATGTCGTCCTCCGGCTCGTGGAAGTACGTGAGCAGGCTGCCCGGCGGCATCGCCAGCGCAATGTTCTGGATCTCGGTGTCACACAGCCCGGCCGCCACGGACACCGGGGCACAGGACGTCTTGAACGAGTACCACAGCGTGGCCCCGAACATGGTGTGACAGTCGATCGCGTCCGCCGGCGGGACCTGTCCGGCGGAGGCGAAAACCCGCCGCACCCCCAGGTCACCGAGATGGGTTCGCTCGTCGAGAAAACCGGCACACGTGTTGCCACTGCCGACCGTGTCGCCGGCCGAGGTGGTGGCGCCGACCGAGAAAGCCGGAAGGGCCGCCCGGGCCACCGGAACCGGGCCGGCTACCGGCGCGACGAGGACGATCAGACCGGCGACCGACAGCCGGTACAGGACTCTTCTCATACGGGCACCGTAGGCAGGCCTATCGGTTGATCTGCATGCGTGAATCAATGAGGCCGCACGGTCACGCGCAATCGGACAACACCACGAGCGCCTTGGGGTCTGTCTCTTAGATCAAGGCCGTCGGGTACGGCGCGGAGCAAGTCGAGTATTTCGACGAAGTCGAGGGAGGCCCGGAAGTGGGCCTGGCGAACAGCGCGTCCGTGCCTAGGTCGGCGTCGGGCCGGGACGGTACGCCGACGACCACCATGCCGGCCGCACGGGCCGAGGCCACCCCCGTACGGGAATCCTCGAACGCCACGGCCCGCACCGGGTCGGCGCCCAGAGCGGCGCACGCCGTCAGGTAGAGGTCGGGCGCCGGCTTCGGGTGTTCGACGTCGGCGGCGGAGAAAATCTCGGCGAACAGGTCGTCGAGCCCGGCCGAGATCAGCACGGCGTCGACGAACGCGCGTGGGCTGTTGCTGGCCACGGCGGTCGCGGGCAGCGTCATGCGGGTGACCCTGTCACGGCCACAGCATCTCGTGGGTCCAGCTCGCCTCCGTACGGGTGTAGCGCAGCCGGGTGTGCTTGCGCTGCTGATCGGCCTGCCAGAACTCGACCTCACCCGCGATGAGGCTGTACAGCGTCCACTGCGGCACGACGAAGCCGGGTTCGCCGGCGATCCGGCGGCCGGCCTGCTCCACGGCGGCGTCGAGCGTCCGGCGGTCGGGCAGGGGCCGGCTCTGGCGACCGATCGACGCCTCGGCCCGCGACCCGAGCGGCCGCGCGAGGAAGTCGGCGGCACTGCGGTCGGCGGGTTCCGGCCGTACGGGTCCCCGCACGCGGATCTGGCGGCCCTGCGCCGGCCAGGAGAAAGTGAGGGCGGCCGCCGGGTGCCGGGCCAGGTCCTGGCCTTTGGGGCTGTCCGCGTGAGCGGCGAACTGCCAGCCGTGCTCGTCGACGTTCTTGAGGATCAGGATGCGCGCGGACGGGTTGCCGTCGGCGCCCACCGTCGACAGGGTCATGGCGTGCGGTTCCCGTACGCCGGCCTCGACCGCCGCGGTGAGCCAGACGGCGAACAGCTCGTGCGGCTGCGACGGCGCCGAGGCCGGGTCGAAGGCGGGCAGGTCCCCGGTGAACACGGGCAGGCTGCGCAGGAAGTCCCTCATGATCGGGCGCAGCGCGGGAGCATCGGTCATGTCGTGACGCTAAACCCGCACCTCGGGGTGCAGGTCAAGCCCGCCCTTGAGCCACTTCGACAGTCACCAGCCGAGGTAGCTGCGGGTCAGGGCGGCGATACGTTCCACCTCGGCGACGCCGTCGGCCTGGTTCGCGTGGCCGTGGGACAGCACCACCACCGAGACGTCGGTGTCCTCGTCGCTGATCCGGCCGATGCTGTTGACGATCCACCGGCCCTGCTCGGCCGAGCGGGACAACCAGCCGTTCTTCAGCGCCACCTGTTCGCCCGAGAAGGAGGCGGCGCTGATCCCCCAGTTCTGGTCGGCGTTGACCGACGACATCAACGACAGGATCAGCTCGCGCGACGCACGGTTGAGCGGGCTCTGCGACGCGGTCAGCGCGCCGATCAGCCGAGTCTGGTCGATCGCGGTGGTGTGGCTGAGCCCGACCTGCCGGGCCGGGTCGGTGGCTCGCAACCCCAGACGCTCACCGGCCTGCCGCAGCCCGGTCGCGCCGCCGAGGTCGTCGTAGACCCGGGCCGCGGCGTCGTTGTCACTGGCGACGATCATCTTGCGGACGCGGGCCCGTTCGTCCGCGGTGAGTTCCCGCCCCTCGTCCTGCGCCCGCAGCAGCAACGCTGCCAGCAGCTCGGCCTTCACGATGCTGGCCGTCTCGAACCGCCGGTCCCCGCGGTAGTCGTAGCTGCGCCCGGAACGGCGGTCCACCACCGCGACCGAGAAGTCCGGCGCGCTCTCCGCGTACTTACCGAGCGCACCGGTCAGCCGTTCGACGCGTTCCGCCCAGGAACCGGTCGCCTTCGACCGGTCGACCAGGTCACCGCGCTGCGGCCCGGGGAAGACGAGGGCTTTGCCCCGGGGAACGTCGGGTCCGAGTGACGCGAGATCGCCCTTTCCCACCCGCCCGATCCGCGCGGGCCGGGGAAGCGCCTCGCCGGTCCGGCCCCGCATCGCGCCGGCCATGAAGGCCCGCCAGATCCGGTACGGCATGCCCTCCCCGTTGACCGCTTGGCCGCCCTTCTCCCGGATCGGGCCGGGCAGCTCGCGGCCGACCCAGACGACCGCGGCCAGGCCCGTGGCCCACCCGGCGGTCCAGGCGTCGGACGAGTCGCCGGTGTTGCCCCATTGCTGGGAACCGGTCTTCGCCGCGGCCGGTACGCCGGGCACCCGGCCGTGGTGATCGACCACCTCGGACAGCACGGCGCCGACGTCGGCCGCCACCGCGCTGGAGAGCACCTGACGCGTCTGCTTCTCGTACTCGTAGATCTTGACGCCGTCGCCCCGGGCCACCGAGCGGACGAAGTGCCTTTCCGCCCGCTGCCCGCCCGCCGCCAGCGTGGCGTACATGCTGGCCAGGTCGGCCGGGGTGACCGGGTAACGGCCGAGGGCGATGTCCGAGCGGGTACGGCCGGGCTCCGGCTCACCCTTGACGTCGACCAGTGTCTCCTGGTCGCCGTAGCGGCGGGGCACGCCGAGCCGGTGGGCCAGGTCGCGTACGGAGTCCGGCCCGATCTGCTCGGTCAGCGCGTAGAAGGGGGTGTTCAGCGAGTACACCATCGCGATGTTCAGCGGGCACACCGGGCACTGCAGGTTCTTCTGGTTGTAGAGCGGTGCGCCGTCGCGATCGGAGAACAGCCGCGGTGAGCTGCCGTTGTAGAGCGACTGGTAGCCGATGTCGCGCTCCTCGGCCGCGGCCAGCACGACCGGCTTGAAGGTCGAGGCGGGCGGACGGGCGGCGAGCGCGTCGTCGTAGTACCCGCGGCCCCGGTCGCCGCCGTAGTAGGCACGAACCCCGCCGTCCTCGGGACCGACCGCCACCAGGGCGCTGCGCAGTTCCTTCGGTTGCCCGCGCAGGGCGGTCGCGATGCCGCTGGTGGCCGCCTTCTGGACACCGGCGTCGATCGTGGTCGTCACCTGGAGCCCACCGGTGCGGAGCTGCTGCCGGCTGATGCCCGCGGCCACGAGCTCGTCCTCGACCCGGTCGACGATCAGCCCGGCCGGTCCCTCGACGGCGCTCGCCGTCACCGATTCCGGGGCCACTTTCGGGTACGGCGCCCGATCGGCCTCCCCTTCGGGCAGCCAGCCCTGCTCGGACATGGCGCGCAGCACCCACACCCAGCGTTCCCGGGCCCACTTCGGGTCGGCGGCAGGATCGCCGCGGGTCGGATCCTTGACCAGTGCCGCGAGCACGGCGGCCCGGTACCCGTCGAGCCGGCCCACCCCCGTACCGAAGTAGGCGCGGGAGGCCGCTTCGATGCCGTACGCGCCTCGTCCGAAGTAGATCGTGTTGAGATAGCGCTCGAGGATCTCGTCCTTGCTGTACCGCTGCTCGACCTTGAGCGCGAGCGCGGCTTCCCGGCTCTTGCGACTGACGGTCCGTTCCTGGGTCAGATAGGCGTTACGCACGTACTGCTGGGTGATCGTGGACGCACCCTGCCCGGAGTCGGTGACGACGTTCGCCCACAGCGCCCGCACCACTCCGCGCACCGACATGCCGAAGTGGTCGTAGAAGCCGCGGTCCTCGGCGGCCAGGAAGGCCTGCCGCACCACCGGCGGAATCTGGTCGAGCGTCACATCGGTGCGATCGGTCAGGCCGACCCGGGCCAGCACGGTCCGGCCGTCGCGGTAGTAGAGCACCGAGGCCTGCGGCGGCGCCGGGTCCGGCGGCAGGTCGACGCTCGCGACGTAGACGACGGCCACCGAGACCAGCGCCAACTCCACCGCGACGACCGCGGCGGCCGTCCAGCGGCACCAGCGGGGCCACCGCCGGAACCAGTCGACCGGCCTCTTCCACGCGGGTCTGCCCTCGGACGAAGCCACGCACACGGTCCCTTTCGCAGCGGCGAGGACGCCGGCCGGCGCCATAGACCAAGACGGATGCGACAGCGATTTCGTGCACCCTGGCCTATGTGGTTCTTTTCACCGCCAATCTGTGCAACCCTCCGTTTCTACGACACCGCCGGCTGAGGCCCTGGTCGTCATCGCCGTCAGCAGAGGGCGGACGGGTTCCGCGACGCCCTCCGGCAGAACACGAGCCCGCCCGCCCTGATCGAGCTGTCGGTCTGCGCTCCTTCAGCTGAAGAAGGCGCGCAGATCCGCGGCGAGCAGGTCGGGCACTTCGAGGGCCGCGAAGTGCCCGCCGCGGTCGAACTCGGACCAGTGCGCGATTCCCTTGTTGTCGCGCTCGGCGAGCGGCCGGATGGTCTGGAAGTCGTCCTTGAAGACGGCGACACCGAGCCGGCCGTGGCTGACCACGGTCTCCCGGGGCGGGTGCTGCTCGGCGTAGTGGTAGCGGACCGCGCCGGCCGAGGTGTTGGTGAGCCAGTACAGCGAGACCTGTGCCAGCACCTGCTCGGGCGTGACCAGGCTGGTGCCGTTGCCGAAGTTCTCGAACAACTCGTTGTACGCGAGCTGGCCGACCGGGGAGTCCGACAGCGCGGCCGCGATCGTCTGCGGCCGGGTGCCGTTCATCGCGTTGTAGCCGCCGACCGACTGGAACCAGCCGGCGAACTCCAGGGCGGCGTACTCCTTGGGCCCGAACGCCTCGAACTCCGCCGGGTCACCGGACGGGAAGGAGAACAGCTGGAGCACGTGTGCGCCCAGGAAACCGGCAGGGTCGAGCACCGCGAGCTCCCGACCGACCATCGCGCCGCCGTCGCTGCCGTGCGCGCCGTACGAGTCGTAGCCCAGCCGGCGCATCAGGGTGTCGTACGCGCGGGCGACCCGGTCCATCGTCCAGCCGCTGCCGACGACCGGAACGCTGAAGGCGAACCCCGGCATCGACGGGATGACGAGGTGGAAGTCGTCGGTGAGCAGCGGCACCAGGTCGAGGAACTCGGTGAACGAACCCGGGTAGGTGTGCAGGAGCAGCAGCGGCGGCGCGTCCGCGCGGGCCGAGCGGACGTGGACGAAGTGGAGGGTCTGGCCGTCGACCCCGGTGGTGAAGTTCGGCACCGCGTTGATCCGGGCCTCCTCGGCGCGCCAGTCGAACTGCTGCCAGCGCCTGACCATGTCGGTCAGGTAGGAGACCGGCGTCCCGTACGCCCAGTCGTCGCCCGGGGCCGAGCGGGGATAACGGGTCCGGGCCAGCCGGGCTCGCAGGTCCTCGAGAGCGGACTCGGGGATCCCGACATGAAGCGGACGGATGTCTACGGTCGGAGTGGTCACGAAACAGCTCCCTCGTACGGTCGACGACAGATGCGATGATTTCCGCGTACGAGGGTTCATGCGGCGTGGTGTGTCCGATCGCAGCACAGGAGGCCGAGCATCGCCGTCACCGTGGTAGGGCTCGACGCGGCACCGGGCGGCAACGTGCGTTTCGCCACCGGCGCGCTGGTCGAGCTGGGCAACGTGCT from the Paractinoplanes abujensis genome contains:
- a CDS encoding MFS transporter, which translates into the protein MQTNHKPASWAAVVSVGVGTFALVTTEFLPIGLLPEIARDLGITEGTAGLMVTIPGVAAAVAAPAVVALAGGVDRRRVLYALLLLLVASNIVVASATHVVPLLIGRVLLGIAIGGFWSIGGSLGPRLREGPDGARASSIILSGVSLGTVAGLPAGALIGSLLGWRLVFVASAVLGLLVVAAIVAFVPPVAPQPGAGIRGVPMVLRSAAVRAGLIAGVFVFAGHFAAYTYITPFLNDALEADGATLSAVLLAFGGAGFLGNLAGGFAARYAVRPTAAAAPALLSAAVAVMLLVAGHAIGTVAAVIVWGFAFGAIPVATQTYLFTAAPDRLESVAAAFVSVSQASIGAGALLGGIMVDRSGEPSALGLGAGAALIGAAVLAGLGRSRTAAPAPVPGGPA
- a CDS encoding pyridoxine/pyridoxamine 5'-phosphate oxidase — encoded protein: MTDAPALRPIMRDFLRSLPVFTGDLPAFDPASAPSQPHELFAVWLTAAVEAGVREPHAMTLSTVGADGNPSARILILKNVDEHGWQFAAHADSPKGQDLARHPAAALTFSWPAQGRQIRVRGPVRPEPADRSAADFLARPLGSRAEASIGRQSRPLPDRRTLDAAVEQAGRRIAGEPGFVVPQWTLYSLIAGEVEFWQADQQRKHTRLRYTRTEASWTHEMLWP
- a CDS encoding transglycosylase domain-containing protein, with translation MASSEGRPAWKRPVDWFRRWPRWCRWTAAAVVAVELALVSVAVVYVASVDLPPDPAPPQASVLYYRDGRTVLARVGLTDRTDVTLDQIPPVVRQAFLAAEDRGFYDHFGMSVRGVVRALWANVVTDSGQGASTITQQYVRNAYLTQERTVSRKSREAALALKVEQRYSKDEILERYLNTIYFGRGAYGIEAASRAYFGTGVGRLDGYRAAVLAALVKDPTRGDPAADPKWARERWVWVLRAMSEQGWLPEGEADRAPYPKVAPESVTASAVEGPAGLIVDRVEDELVAAGISRQQLRTGGLQVTTTIDAGVQKAATSGIATALRGQPKELRSALVAVGPEDGGVRAYYGGDRGRGYYDDALAARPPASTFKPVVLAAAEERDIGYQSLYNGSSPRLFSDRDGAPLYNQKNLQCPVCPLNIAMVYSLNTPFYALTEQIGPDSVRDLAHRLGVPRRYGDQETLVDVKGEPEPGRTRSDIALGRYPVTPADLASMYATLAAGGQRAERHFVRSVARGDGVKIYEYEKQTRQVLSSAVAADVGAVLSEVVDHHGRVPGVPAAAKTGSQQWGNTGDSSDAWTAGWATGLAAVVWVGRELPGPIREKGGQAVNGEGMPYRIWRAFMAGAMRGRTGEALPRPARIGRVGKGDLASLGPDVPRGKALVFPGPQRGDLVDRSKATGSWAERVERLTGALGKYAESAPDFSVAVVDRRSGRSYDYRGDRRFETASIVKAELLAALLLRAQDEGRELTADERARVRKMIVASDNDAAARVYDDLGGATGLRQAGERLGLRATDPARQVGLSHTTAIDQTRLIGALTASQSPLNRASRELILSLMSSVNADQNWGISAASFSGEQVALKNGWLSRSAEQGRWIVNSIGRISDEDTDVSVVVLSHGHANQADGVAEVERIAALTRSYLGW
- a CDS encoding CE1759 family FMN reductase, which encodes MSFGEAPAQITVISAGTSEPSTTRLLADRAAHAVVTRLRDSGRNTTVHVIELAPIAAEVARTLVSGLPAAAVQEAIGHLGAADAVIASTPVYKAGISGLFKSFVDVLDNDLLIAKPVLLAATAGSARHAMVADDHLRPLFAFLRAMPVPTALFAAPEDWGAADLSKRVDRAAGELAALVVSGVGREIADGGWSGYQHTFGGNATRAQRTAADVDLDSDLMRLARGES
- a CDS encoding CE1758 family FMN-dependent luciferase-like monooxygenase; this encodes MQFGIFGVGDIAPDPATGIPRSEAQRIQDTIRVARAADELGLDVFAVGEHHNPPFVASSPPALLGYLAAATRQILLSTSITLVTTNDPVRIAEDYAFVQHLAQGRVDLMLGRGNTVPVYPWFGQDIRQGIPLALENYNLLHRLWREDVVDWEGKFRTPLQGFTATPRPLDGVPPFVWHGAIRTPEIAEQAAFYGNGYFANHILAPDFHFKPLVDFYRQRFEHYGHGRAQDAFVGLGGQAFIAQRSQDAYDRFRPYFENYPMFRGSRLEEFAQGTPLSVGSPQEVIDKTLTFREGFGDYQRQLWLLDLGSMPVELVLDQVELLATEVVPVLRKEMAARRAPGVPDAPTHGSLIAAAYGDGETRKARPRPNQGDNTSGALPYLDTARAA
- a CDS encoding nuclear transport factor 2 family protein; this encodes MTGTDPTQDDQAKRNTEIVLTAMRELFGQKDLTAIDRYWAEPYVQHSPQMPNGLSTLRSVVPGLEGFSWEPQRTAAQGDLVFRHSIVHGWAPNPVAIVDIFRLENGRIVEHWDVVQDIVAADASANGNPMV
- a CDS encoding MarR family winged helix-turn-helix transcriptional regulator, yielding MTERRDDDPGRAAAWQDLVLAAHLLEAALERQSQRDGTISHGHFKVLLLLNAAEDRTLGLKTLAGTLRFSPSRVSHTLTVLERQGLVTRGRVPEGRRAYEATLTPSGRRLVARVLRGQREEIRDAIFDNLGPSGTATLGALSARVIKVLDEMTG
- a CDS encoding MarR family winged helix-turn-helix transcriptional regulator codes for the protein MKRVRRRALPTREQLRIWRNYVETAEVVRLRLAGRLQSETSLSSGDYVVLLALSEAEGQTLRSSVLAARIEWERSRLSHHLGRMEKRGLLRRVPCADDVHGIDVVMTEVGAETFHAATVPHLKAVREMFADALTDDQLSHLDEATQALRRHLALDPRD
- a CDS encoding HAD family hydrolase, with the translated sequence MTLPATAVASNSPRAFVDAVLISAGLDDLFAEIFSAADVEHPKPAPDLYLTACAALGADPVRAVAFEDSRTGVASARAAGMVVVGVPSRPDADLGTDALFARPTSGPPSTSSKYSTCSAPYPTALI
- a CDS encoding epoxide hydrolase family protein is translated as MTTPTVDIRPLHVGIPESALEDLRARLARTRYPRSAPGDDWAYGTPVSYLTDMVRRWQQFDWRAEEARINAVPNFTTGVDGQTLHFVHVRSARADAPPLLLLHTYPGSFTEFLDLVPLLTDDFHLVIPSMPGFAFSVPVVGSGWTMDRVARAYDTLMRRLGYDSYGAHGSDGGAMVGRELAVLDPAGFLGAHVLQLFSFPSGDPAEFEAFGPKEYAALEFAGWFQSVGGYNAMNGTRPQTIAAALSDSPVGQLAYNELFENFGNGTSLVTPEQVLAQVSLYWLTNTSAGAVRYHYAEQHPPRETVVSHGRLGVAVFKDDFQTIRPLAERDNKGIAHWSEFDRGGHFAALEVPDLLAADLRAFFS